From Ananas comosus cultivar F153 linkage group 2, ASM154086v1, whole genome shotgun sequence:
GGGAGGTTGTTTCCTGCAAGGAGTGTTCACTTCATCTATTCATCTCTTTGTCTTCACTGGCTCTCTCAGGTTTGCCTCACCATACTTTTCAGAAAAATACTACCTATGCATCTATTTATAAGTGTAAATCTTGTAATATtcttaattctaaaatttataaatacatatgTAAGAGATTTTGAATAAGTAGGGTGTAAGatgtattgaatataaaatagagtgaggctactatgcttctggaagcaccgagccttccgtgcttccaggtcgttttcgatgttgcgactttcgaatcgtcgatcgactcagttaaacttgatctagagtatttgaaatacttagaaaataaattttatgatttttcgatatcatttgtctaatgatcgaagggactcaaaatcaataattttaacggccgtggtgagccgtttgcaagtttaacggtgtagaaatatccaaatcacgtaaaattttgatagaaaattttttatactatataaaacaagatcaatatctttgatctaaaattttaatgtcatattattacgttttgtaagatttttattttcagccgttgaatttgagccccttagttcactaggcaaatgatatcgaaaaattacaaaatttattttctaggtacttcaaatactctagatcaagtttaacagagccgatcgacgattcaaaagtcgcaacatcgaaaatgacctggaagcacggaaggctccgtgcgtCTAGAAGTATAGTAATCTCACTCTATAAAATATATCTATAAACATCAttttttaataacttaaattttttgagTACATCAgttgtttcatatattttacaTGATAACAAAGTGGAAGGTCCTGAGTTTTAATTAAGCCCACATCAAAAAAAtcaatatgatatttttttttcaattgtagGTTCCTCAAGGACTTGAGACTAACGGAAATACTGCAGTGAACAAAGGAAATATCTACATCTCAAAGACAAGCCCTCCTCTCGTGTCTAAACTATATACGGAGCAATTTCAGAGGGACTTCTATTCGTTCCTCAAGCTTCGATCAGAAGAAATATGCACCGGAGGACGAATGGTCTTAATGTTCTTCGGTCGGAGAACTTGGGATCCtgcagaagaagaaaataactaTATTTCGACTTTGCTTTCGAAGGCTCTCAACGAAATGGTCTTAGAGGTAACTAACTACGTTTGTCACAGATTTGTTTCATTAATTCTCAATCCATTTAAACACAAACTTTTAGCTAAATAAATCATCTAAATTATCCTTTCAATTTCAGGGGATTCTAAAAGCCAGTGAAGTGGACTCATTCAATCTACCATATTACCAGCCTTGCATGGAAGAAGTGAAGATGGTCACGCGAGATGAAGGATCATTTGATGTCGCGCACGAGAGTGTTTTCGATTTGAATTGGGAAGTTCTTGGCAACTTAGATGATAAGTCCCTCACGGACAACAATGCAAGTGGAGAGTACATAGCAAAGATCATGAGATCAGTGTTAGAACCTCTGTTTGCATCTCACTTCGGCGAGGCCATAATCGACGAATTATTTTCGAGATTGACGGCAAAACTCACCAAGCACATTGAAACAGAAAAGGGGAAGTATGTTATTTTTGTAGTGTCTTTGAGGAGGATATATAGGGTGAATTCTTGAAATCTAGAACAAAACTTAGCGGCGGAGGTTCAAACGACAAAACCCAGTCGCAGTCCAAgcttcacatgcatgcatgcatgcatggctaGTTTCGCTAATAAGGCTAGCACAATTTAATTTTGTGCGCAAGAACTTTCTTTTTATGCATGTTTAAGAATATGTTATCACCTTAGTTTCTTTCTATAATTTCCGCGTGGTGGCGACGGAGTAATCTTGTTTAATTCCCTGTGTCACAAGTCTCTATTTTTAAATCAATTGAGTAATTTTGTTTAATTCCCTTTACCAATAGTCAAGAATATTTAACAATATACttactataatatattaattatcaagaTATGTGGCAGGCCCCTGTAAGGGTAACGGAGTTCCGCATAACAGCTAACAATTGATCgccattatatttttttattaaggtGATATCAAAATCCGAATCACTCAATCGGAATGATATAGACAAATTTTAGATGATTACATATGAGCCTTcataaaattgtaaaagaaGCCACTTCTCGTTCGTTccttacaatttattttttgtcaTTTCATTTCATACGCTTAAGAAAAATATCTAGACCATTTCATTAATGTAAATCAAAGCAAATCGACAACCGCGCTACTACGCTAAACAAATTCACTTTTACGATATGCATCTCATTTATTTCATCCTACCTAACTCTATATTCGCCATTAATATTCGTCAGAACAAGATTCAAGCTTATGCGCTGGGAGTAAAACATGGCTTATTAATTTGATCTCATCTCTTCTACTTCCAGCAATATATTCTAGTAAGACATTTTGGAAAAAatagatagcatgttatctgttTTATTTGTTGTTTCAGAAATAAACTAAATAGCTAGAAATGAAAGCAAATTATTGAAGTTCTAACTATAGCAGTTGAAGAGAATAACTTAACAAAAGTTAAGCGTAAGAATTATGTTTAACAGCTTAAGTTTCGGTCCAATAATATTTAGCTTCAGGGCCTCAGaggtattttaaaaataggtGATCAAACCAAGTATGTGTGTATTTACGGGGGGGGTTTGATCGATCTTCAGATATTTAGGTTTTTATAGTAAGTTGTTTATTATGGCGTTTGGGCCATTGGGCCTATGGGCAATCCtcaaaaaatgtttaaaaaagaTAAGCCTTAATTGCCTTTTCAGCAGaagatttcttctttttttttttttttggtaatttgacAATAATCTCACCaccttatatataaaattattttattatataaatatacatttattatatCTAGTGCAAATGACTAagattttaatagttgatatctgAAATTTCAAGTTCGGTACCTAGTTCTAATTGTTTCACGTTTCTAGTTAAGctcatttgtaaaaaaaatttagttatagCTACAAAACTGtatgtattattaattatactatatttataattacctTCAATTAAACAAACGAATCTTAAGAGGATACGGTAAGAATGGATTTCAAAAGAAGTGCAAATTTTTCAAACTTATACGCACAACAAATTGGGCATTCATAAAGTTACATTTCTCcgataaaataacaaattaagcATTCATAAAGTTACACTTCCGAATAAACTAAtatatcctttaaaaaaaaaaaaagagcaaagttGCCTTCAGATTTCGTTTTTGTTACGGAACTACGAAGTACATCACAAAAAGTCGTATAACCTTGCCGACCATCCCTAAAACAAGTAGTAAGAAGTTTGGTGTTTGGTACTCGAGATTTCAACTTCGAAGGTTAACTGTTtcgtataaatttatttttttaaaaaataaacgaaataaataatatactattattctcttaaaaaaaatcatgtagCCTTATGATGCTTAGTCTGTGGTTGGTTGCACCTAAAAAGTGTATGGggacttttattttcaattgaaaattagttttttacgAGCTTGATTCCAGGTGCAATATGTTGACAAACAGTTTTACAGGTGGAATAAATTCCCGGTGGAGGGTTGGGGACGGTGGTTTGAATATATTTCCTTTTCCGCCAAAAATATGAATGTTTTGAAGACTATTTTCATTTTGCGGGAGATTACTTACACTTCAATAAACATAaacaattttatataaaacatgcttttagaaagaaagaaaaaaaaaaatcccttttgtctataattttatatataaccaAACACTACC
This genomic window contains:
- the LOC109706650 gene encoding anthranilate O-methyltransferase 3-like produces the protein MKLEQVLCMLGGTGDHSYATVFNLEDKTVPDAIFIMKQSVEELYHDLLPENYVVVADLGCSSGPNAFMYFAAIMDAIGESCDRLSRRAPEIQLLLNDLPGNDFNTLFGLFASSKEKMKEEKGEKFLPFYPAGVPGSFYGRLFPARSVHFIYSSLCLHWLSQVPQGLETNGNTAVNKGNIYISKTSPPLVSKLYTEQFQRDFYSFLKLRSEEICTGGRMVLMFFGRRTWDPAEEENNYISTLLSKALNEMVLEGILKASEVDSFNLPYYQPCMEEVKMVTRDEGSFDVAHESVFDLNWEVLGNLDDKSLTDNNASGEYIAKIMRSVLEPLFASHFGEAIIDELFSRLTAKLTKHIETEKGKYVIFVVSLRRIYRVNS